The sequence GCCCCATTCCAGCCTACGACATGATCAAGTTCTCGGTCAACATGCACCGGGGCTGCTTTGGTGGTTGTAGCTTCTGCACCATTTCGGCGCACCAGGGCAAGTTTGTGGCGTCGCGTTCGCAGGAGTCGATCATGAAAGAGGTCGACGAAATTGCGAAGCATCCCGAATTCAAGGGTTATCTCTCCGATCTGGGTGGCCCGTCGGCCAACATGTACAAGATGAAGGGCAAAGACGAGTCGATCTGCGCCCGTTGCCAGGCCCCCAGCTGCATCAACCCGGTTATCTGCTCGAACCTCGACACCTCCCACACGCCGCTGACGGAGGTCTACAAAATGGTCGACAACCATCCGTCGGTCAAGAAAGCGTTTGTCGGCTCCGGGGTCCGGTACGATCTGCTGGTCGATGATTTCAACAAGAACAACGCCGACGGCAACCACGACGAATACATGGAGCAGCTCATCACGCGCCACGTATCGGGCCGGTTGAAAGTCGCGCCAGAGCATACCTCCGATGCCACGCTGAAGGTGATGCGCAAGCCGAGCTTCAAGTATTTCCGCAAGTTCAAGGAGAAATACGATCAGATTCAGGACAAGCACAACCTGAATCAGCCCCTCATTCCATACTTCATCAGCTCGCACCCCGGCTGCGAAGAGCAGGACATGGCCAACCTCGCCGCCGAAACCAAAGACCTCGGTTTCCGGCTCGAACAGGTGCAGGACTTCACCCCAACGCCCATGACCGTGGCGGAGGTGATCTACTACACCGGTGTGCACCCTTATACGCTTCAGCCGGTCTATACGGCTAAAACGCGCGAGGAGAAACAAAACCAGAACAACTACTTTTTCTGGTATAAGCACGAGTTTAAAGACTGGATCAAAAACCGGCTCACCAAGCTCAAACGCCCCGATCTGGCCAAAACACTGCTTGGCAATTACCAGCCCAACTACCAGCAGCGAAACGCGCAGAAGACGCAGCAGCGGGGTGCCGCCCCAAAGAAAGGCGGAGGCAAGTTTAGAAAGTAAGTCTAAACACCGAAGCTTCCGCTTGGGTAGTGGTAATGACGCCCCTGTTTTACACGACCGAAGCGGAAGCTCCGGAGTTATAGATCCACTCGAATGCTCCCTTTCCTGCGCGATAACTGGCCTAAGCTCCTCGACCTAACGCTGACGCACATCGGGCTGACGATTGGTTCGCTGTTGCTTGCTTTGCTGATTGGCTTGCCGCTGGGTACGTTGATCGCCAAACGCCGACGCAGCGCCACGGTGGTGCTGGGTGTAGCGGGTGTGTTGCAGACGGTGCCAAGCATCGCCCTGTTGGGGGTGCTCATTCCGCTGCTCGGCATTGGGGCGGGCCCGGCGCTGG comes from Fibrella aestuarina BUZ 2 and encodes:
- a CDS encoding YgiQ family radical SAM protein, giving the protein MITVRERPITHWLPITKKEVEQRGWDDVDVVLISGDAYVDHPSFGTAVIGRIIESEGFRVAIVPQPNWKDDLRDFKKFGRPKYFFGVTAGCMDSMVNHYTANKRLRSNDSYTPGGEAGFRPDYATIVYTKILKELYPDVPVLIGGIEASLRRVTHYDYWQDRLMPTILEDSGADLLVYGMGEQPLREILRLVQSGVPLNQVRDVNQIAYLDETHNVPEHTAWNTVELASHEVCLKDKLKYAANFKIVEVESNKWQANRILQKVGNRTLVINPPFKTMDEAEMDRSFDLPYTRLPHPKYKNRGPIPAYDMIKFSVNMHRGCFGGCSFCTISAHQGKFVASRSQESIMKEVDEIAKHPEFKGYLSDLGGPSANMYKMKGKDESICARCQAPSCINPVICSNLDTSHTPLTEVYKMVDNHPSVKKAFVGSGVRYDLLVDDFNKNNADGNHDEYMEQLITRHVSGRLKVAPEHTSDATLKVMRKPSFKYFRKFKEKYDQIQDKHNLNQPLIPYFISSHPGCEEQDMANLAAETKDLGFRLEQVQDFTPTPMTVAEVIYYTGVHPYTLQPVYTAKTREEKQNQNNYFFWYKHEFKDWIKNRLTKLKRPDLAKTLLGNYQPNYQQRNAQKTQQRGAAPKKGGGKFRK